A part of Prevotella melaninogenica genomic DNA contains:
- a CDS encoding sulfatase family protein, with amino-acid sequence MQTKVLYGLTGALAMGAVVPAQAQKKPMNIVFIMSDDHSYQTISAYDKRFISTPNIDWLADNGVKFQESFVANSLSGPSRACMLTGKHSHANGFTDNSKTFDGGQQTFPKLLQKQGYQTAMIGKWHLTSLPTGFNYWDILIGQGDYYNPDFLNNGKKLRRPGYVTNIIADLAIDWMENKRDKNKPFCLLMHNKAPHRVWNPDTCDLRLYDDVTYPLPKTFYDDYAGRLAAQKQKMSIIKDMDLVYDNKMADKENEIHTTTGLEEWGRANYKRMSPSQRAQWDSYYDPIIKKFKEDKLSGKTLAEWKYQRYMHDYMRVIHSVDRNVGRVIEYLRQHGLLENTMIVYTSDQGFYMGEHGWFDKRFMYEESFRTPLLIYYPGGKHGVINQMVQNIDYAPTFLDVAGAKIPSDIQGRSFLPLLQGKKPADWRQSLYYHYYEYPAEHSVCRHYGIRTKRYSLMHFYNDIDAWELYDLKKDPEQMHNIYGKPGTEKLTKNLKKQLLQLQVQYDDPIRKKENNFGNGKK; translated from the coding sequence ATGCAAACAAAAGTTTTATACGGCTTGACAGGAGCACTTGCAATGGGTGCAGTCGTTCCTGCTCAGGCACAGAAGAAACCGATGAACATCGTCTTCATCATGAGCGATGACCATTCGTATCAGACAATTAGTGCTTACGACAAGCGTTTCATCAGCACACCAAACATCGACTGGTTAGCTGACAATGGTGTAAAGTTCCAAGAGAGCTTCGTTGCCAACTCCCTCAGCGGTCCGTCACGTGCTTGTATGCTTACGGGTAAGCATAGCCATGCTAATGGCTTTACGGACAATTCTAAGACCTTTGATGGTGGTCAACAAACCTTCCCTAAGTTGCTCCAAAAGCAGGGATATCAGACCGCTATGATTGGTAAGTGGCACCTCACGTCTCTACCAACAGGCTTCAACTACTGGGATATCCTTATCGGACAGGGCGACTACTATAACCCTGACTTCCTCAACAATGGTAAGAAGTTGCGTCGTCCAGGCTATGTGACGAACATCATTGCTGACTTGGCAATAGACTGGATGGAGAACAAACGCGACAAGAACAAGCCGTTCTGTCTGCTGATGCACAACAAGGCTCCTCACCGTGTGTGGAACCCTGATACCTGCGACCTTCGTCTCTACGATGACGTGACCTATCCGTTGCCAAAGACTTTCTATGACGACTATGCTGGTCGTCTTGCGGCACAGAAGCAGAAGATGAGTATCATAAAGGATATGGACCTCGTCTATGACAACAAGATGGCTGATAAGGAGAATGAGATTCATACCACGACTGGTCTTGAAGAATGGGGGCGAGCTAACTACAAACGAATGTCGCCTTCACAGCGTGCACAGTGGGATAGCTACTATGACCCTATCATCAAGAAGTTTAAGGAGGACAAACTATCTGGTAAGACACTCGCTGAATGGAAGTATCAACGTTATATGCACGACTATATGCGTGTGATTCATTCTGTTGACCGCAACGTGGGTCGTGTCATTGAGTATCTGCGCCAGCACGGACTCTTGGAGAACACGATGATTGTCTACACCTCTGACCAAGGTTTCTATATGGGCGAACATGGATGGTTCGACAAGCGTTTTATGTATGAGGAGTCATTCCGCACACCGCTCTTGATTTACTATCCAGGTGGCAAGCATGGCGTTATCAATCAGATGGTGCAGAATATAGACTATGCCCCAACCTTCCTCGATGTAGCCGGTGCAAAGATTCCTTCCGACATTCAGGGTCGTTCTTTCCTGCCACTCTTGCAGGGTAAGAAACCAGCTGATTGGCGTCAGTCGCTCTACTATCACTACTACGAATACCCAGCCGAGCACTCTGTTTGCCGTCACTATGGTATCCGTACAAAGCGTTATTCACTCATGCACTTCTACAATGATATTGACGCTTGGGAGCTTTACGACTTAAAGAAAGACCCAGAACAGATGCACAACATCTATGGAAAACCAGGCACGGAGAAGCTCACAAAGAACCTAAAGAAGCAACTCCTCCAGCTACAAGTGCAGTATGATGACCCTATCCGCAAGAAGGAAAACAACTTTGGGAATGGTAAAAAGTAA
- the ettA gene encoding energy-dependent translational throttle protein EttA — MATVDDKKIIFSMVGVSKIIPQNQKQILKNIYLSFFYGAKIGIIGLNGAGKSTLMKIIAGLVEPTQGEVVWSPGYSVGYLPQDPPLDEAKTVKENVMEGVQHIYDALKEYDDINVKFGLEEYYSDADKMDKLMQRQAELQDIIDATDAWNIDSRLERAMDALRCPKGDLPVTNLSGGERRRVALCRLLLQKPDVLLLDEPTNHLDAESIDWLEQHLQQYEGTVIAVTHDRYFLDDVSEWILELDRGEGIPWKGNYSSWLDQKTKRMEQEEKSASKRRKTLQRELEWVRMAPKARQAKGKARLNSYEQMLNEEQKQREEKLEIFIPNGPRLGNKVIEAQHVQKAFGEKVLFNDLNFMLPPNGIVGVIGPNGAGKTTLFRLIMGLEQADGGTFAVGETVKLAYVDQQHKDIDLNKTVYDVVSQGNETIRMGGRDINSRAYLSRFNFSGTDQSKLCSVLSGGERNRLQLAMALKQEGNVLLLDEPTNDIDVNTLRALEEGLEAFAGCAVVISHDRWFLDRICTHILAFEANGEVVYFEGGFSDYEINKARRLGNEEIKKGRYRKLMEE; from the coding sequence ATGGCAACAGTAGACGACAAGAAGATTATCTTCTCAATGGTGGGTGTATCGAAGATTATCCCACAGAACCAGAAACAGATTCTGAAGAACATTTACCTCTCGTTCTTCTATGGTGCAAAGATAGGTATTATTGGTCTCAACGGCGCAGGTAAGTCTACGCTGATGAAGATTATCGCTGGTCTTGTGGAACCAACACAGGGCGAAGTGGTATGGAGTCCGGGCTACTCTGTGGGCTATCTGCCACAGGATCCACCGCTCGATGAGGCTAAGACCGTGAAGGAGAATGTTATGGAGGGTGTGCAGCATATCTATGATGCACTGAAGGAATACGACGATATCAACGTTAAGTTCGGATTGGAGGAGTATTACTCTGATGCTGACAAGATGGATAAGTTGATGCAGCGTCAAGCTGAGTTGCAGGATATCATTGATGCAACAGACGCTTGGAACATTGATTCACGACTCGAAAGGGCGATGGATGCACTGCGTTGTCCTAAGGGCGATTTGCCAGTGACTAACCTCTCTGGAGGTGAGCGTCGTCGTGTTGCCCTCTGCCGTCTGCTCCTTCAGAAGCCAGATGTGTTGTTGCTCGATGAGCCTACCAACCACCTTGATGCTGAGAGTATCGACTGGTTGGAGCAGCACTTGCAGCAGTATGAGGGTACTGTTATCGCTGTTACCCACGACCGTTACTTCTTGGATGATGTGAGCGAGTGGATTCTTGAACTCGACCGTGGTGAGGGTATTCCATGGAAGGGTAACTACTCTTCATGGCTCGATCAGAAGACAAAACGCATGGAGCAGGAAGAGAAGTCGGCTTCTAAGCGTCGCAAGACTTTGCAGCGTGAGTTGGAGTGGGTGCGTATGGCTCCGAAGGCTCGTCAGGCAAAGGGTAAGGCTCGTCTGAACTCTTACGAGCAGATGCTCAACGAGGAGCAGAAGCAGCGTGAGGAGAAGCTCGAAATCTTCATTCCAAATGGTCCACGTTTGGGTAATAAGGTTATCGAAGCGCAGCACGTGCAGAAGGCTTTCGGTGAGAAGGTACTCTTCAACGACCTCAACTTCATGTTGCCACCTAACGGCATCGTCGGTGTTATCGGTCCTAACGGTGCTGGTAAGACAACGCTCTTCCGCCTTATCATGGGCTTGGAGCAGGCAGATGGTGGTACGTTTGCAGTGGGTGAGACCGTTAAGCTCGCTTACGTTGACCAGCAGCATAAGGATATCGACCTTAACAAGACAGTATATGATGTAGTGTCACAGGGCAACGAGACAATCCGCATGGGTGGTCGTGATATCAATTCACGTGCTTATCTCTCACGTTTCAACTTCTCAGGTACCGACCAGAGCAAGCTCTGTTCAGTACTCTCAGGTGGTGAGCGTAACCGTCTTCAGTTGGCTATGGCATTGAAGCAGGAAGGTAATGTCCTCCTCCTCGATGAGCCTACCAATGACATCGACGTGAACACACTCCGTGCATTGGAGGAAGGTCTTGAGGCATTCGCAGGTTGTGCGGTTGTCATCAGCCACGACCGTTGGTTCCTCGACCGTATCTGTACCCACATCCTCGCCTTTGAGGCTAACGGTGAAGTTGTCTACTTCGAAGGTGGCTTCTCTGATTACGAAATCAACAAGGCACGCCGTCTTGGCAATGAGGAGATTAAGAAGGGTAGATATAGAAAGTTGATGGAGGAGTAA